AATACAAATGTTTTCGCAGATCCGCATATCGCGACGTCAGTGAGTTTAGCGCTTCTCCCACGGTCGTTGCTTCCAAATCCACGCTTTCCTGTTTCGCCGTGAATTGCCGCAACGGCGTCGGAATCACAACCTTGACACCCATTTTTCCTCTCCTTCAGTTCGATTCAGACTCGTCGAAGAT
This region of Candidatus Acidiferrales bacterium genomic DNA includes:
- a CDS encoding MoaD/ThiS family protein → MGVKVVIPTPLRQFTAKQESVDLEATTVGEALNSLTSRYADLRKHLYSEDGRLRSFVNVYVNDEDIRFLQREKTALAQGDTISIVPSIAGGAER